The genomic window ACATCAATGTGTGAGGATGCCAAACCGGCAGTCATGACGTTCACGCATTGTGCAGCCGCTATGGCCTTGGGGATAGCCCATGGCATAAGGGACACAAATACGGAGAGAGCCTTGACTGCACAGCTCTTGGCATCAGCGGTATCTTTGGCTTCGGAACTGACGCAATAGTTGAGGAATTGAGAAATACGCTCAAGCCATCCTTCGGGGCCATGGCGCACATCCGGGCCGGGCTGGCGATTAGGGAAAGCCTCAACCAGAACTGACGTTGGTGTGAATATCTCGACGCATGCCTTACTAAGAACACCTTCTCTCATAGTCACCACTGAGTCATCCCCAGTGAAAACCTCATCGGACAAGGTCTCCAGAATAAACAGTACGAGTTCCTTATGAACCGCCGAGTCCTGGATCTGCCAAAGTTGAACAAGTAAAGAatccatgtccatccatTCGGTCCCCCAGCACCGCTTTGCGATTTCGACCCACAGCTGTGCTGTCTTCTTCCTGAGGTAGGACGCATCTTGTTTAGAGACAGACTGGCTCAACTCCAAGATCCAATGTCGCAAGGCCGTAGCTTGCTCCTGGTTGTAGGTGGACCATCGGTAACGTATGGCATGTTCGAGAAGCGAGAGGGCGTAGTGGCGAACGACTGGTGGCTGAGTCTTATCGGCAGCTAATCGATATCCTTGAAAAGGCGCTTCTGGTAtgtctttgacttcttcgaGGAACGATTGAGCTTGCCGGCGGGCATCATTGCCTGAAGAAGCGCTGTGCACGACATCCAGAGCTTGATGAATTCGTCTCAATATCTCAGTGTCCTCGCCATTGCTCGGGTTGCCGCCAGCTGGCAAAGTGCCGCCGCTAGCAGACATAATTTTTGCAGGCAATGGCGAGCGCTTAGACGTCGACGGGATTCGACCTCGAGGCAGGCTTGCTTATACTGACGAGGCGTTCTTCAAGTTTTGGTCGAGTCTAAACCGGGAGAGGAGCGCAAGTTCGACGAGGATTGTGTCCGTAATCGTCGTATCGAGAAACCGGCAACGCAAAATCGAGATGATACTGTTTTTCTCTCTGTTGTTCGTAGCGCCTGGCGTCCGTGGTGGGAAATTCGTTTGTGCACGATATCGAAATCGGCGGGAGGATGCAAAAGCACGTCAAGTAAGCAGGTCAAAGGCGATACCGGCTGCGAGTGACGAGGGAGGGGAAACGTCAAACAGAACGCAAGAAAGCTAAGTAGAGCAACGTTTGCAAGCACAGTGGTCCTTTCAATAAGGAAGATTGACGCCGGTGGCCCGAAAGCATGAATGCAGGCGGCGAAACTAAACAGATGAAAGCCGAAGGTTCAAGGTTTGTTGGTGTCGGTGTCTGACCTTGAGAAGTTGGCAGCGCTTCACCGCTGACAGGGCCCAAGTGCAGGGCGCGTTGATGTTGAGTGGGGACCATGCAGACAGCGGGTCAACTACCTAACATTGAATAGGTGCCCAGATTGACTCTAGATGTCCACCGTCAGCTTTTGAGCATCGACCTGGAAGCTCAGTTGCCCAACCGTGAATACATAGTACGGTGCGCATGGATTGGAGAGCAAATCCCGCCGGAAACATTGGTGCCTTCCAGATCAACAGGATTTTAGCCCCTACAAAGGCGGTAGTcgcctacttaagtacatatCTTGGCAAATCTAGAAATGCCAAGACAAAATTGTTCAACCAAATAAACTACCGTCTTGAACTACGGTAGTTTGGGCCTGAGCCTTCCATGACACCTCGGCATTCCACGAATTGCAACATCGAAACTTTGCGCCTTGTAATACTCTCATGGCACTGCAGCAGCCCCGTTTATAGGTTGTGCGTCCATAGACACAGTAGCCTATCATAGAAACTTGTCGAGAGGCACGTCAAACTACGCTCGTCAGGGTTATATACACAGTCGGATGCGTAGTTCATGCTCTGATGCTCTTCAAACTTTGCAAGTACTGCGCTCCGCCAACATTGGCCATCATCAGTCACGATTTCCACTATTCTGGCCCCGGCATGCATGCAGGACGCCAGAAGGAGGATGTGGACAGAGCCCTTTCCACAAGAGTCTGACTTCAAATCGATCAAATCTAACCGCCATACACCACCGCCAAGGTCCATTTCTGTCAACAGCTGCACCATCTTGGTCCCATGGCTTTCATGCGGATCATGTATAGCAAGCACCCGAAGCATATCATCATAGCTCCCCGTAACAACAACCCGCCAACCAGCTGATGTCCAGGTTGAGAGGGGTAGAATCGCAGTCACGCCGGCATTGTGTGCCCCCTTGATGCCTATCGAGGCGGAAATAGTCTCCATTTTTGCATCATTGTCGTGGGGGGCCAGAGAGCACGATGTGTATCTCAGTATTGAGTCGTCGCCCCCACAATAGACAGTTGTCGGTTGCCCAATATCACCTCTACTATTGTCTGGATTGGAGAAGCAAACTGACCAGGCCTCCAAGGTATTTTGAATGTCCAAGTCCGTCCAACCCTGGATGGACCAGGAGTTGTCAAGGTGCAGCAACCGCGCAAGACCGGTCGAAGTAGTCACCGCGATCGTGTTTTCAACGGAAGGATGCCAGTTGCACtgcaaaaacaaaacatcCTCTCCCAGATCGGCACATCGACTCGTTGCCACATGCTCCAGCGCTGGACCATCACCTGTTTCGAGACGGTATATAGCCAGCGTGCCCGTGCTCGACACAACGGCAAAGACGCTCTGGGGCGTTCTACGGGTTGGGTGAAAGCGAAGATCTAAGACTGCGGAAGGTTGTGGCTCCGTTTGAATCTTGATCCTGGTTGCGTGGTTAGGGCCTCATCTCGGTTAAGAGTAGATAGAGTATGCACTGGTATTAGGCAAAAGTCGGCATTGAAGACTCACAAATCGCTCCCGTCCAGGTGGAAAAGCATTAAACTACCATTTCGACTCTGGGGTCTCTTGAATGTGCTTTCCTCCGGCAAATCTTGTTGCTTCTCTATTGGATCTTGGCTCTGTAAATTATAGGTCCCAACCACGAAACAAGACTGGTCGACTGGGCAAAATTGCAAACAGCTCGGTGGCAATTCAAGCCGCATACTCTTGGTAGATGATATAGCCCTGAGGTTATCCATGGCTGGCCGCTTTTAGTAGTAGCCGTTCAAACAAGTGTTGTGCCCTTTACCGTCAAATTCAATGTCTGATAAGTTGACAGACCCTTTGAGGGTTGAGCAAGTCAAAATCATCTCGGCAGTTCGACGGGCACGGCTGGTGGGGCAGAGACACAATGCTCACACCATGGATCGGACCGCACATGCATTAGCAGAGAGAGAGGCCCCCCTGCAACGCAAGCCGCCTTGCAAAATGACCAAGATCAGCCGTTGGGTTCTCCaaaactacggagtaccaacGCCAGGAGTTGTTTAGTTTAGACTCCCCAGATGTCGCGACCAGTTCGAAATGTAACCACATGTGCCGAGCCCCGTCCAAACACCCAGTCCCGTTCTAAAGTGAAGCTACGAAGTGCTATACAGCGAATGGTTCATACACAACCCcttgtatttttttaaagaaaaaattcCCCTCAGCTTGGCAACGTTCGGTGGAGGTAAGCACTGGCGTGAAGCCTCGAACTACTGCGGCAATTGTACAAACCCTTTTGTCTGTGAACGTCATCTGCTGCCACATAAACTGGCACCCCGCGGGAATGGATTCGGACGACTCAGAATTCTATGGTACAGACTTTCCGAAACAATACCGCATTGACAACTAGTTAATAAATGGATTTCTAGGGAGCCCAGACGAGAGGCGGCAGCTCCAAACCCGCGTTGACAGATTCGACGCCCATGCCTGGGCCGAGCAACACAGCGTCTGGGGATTCGGTTCTCCTTGCAGAAGCCCAGCGGTCGCGGCCAAGTCTACAAAGCTACACAACCCTTACGCTGGAATTAGCTACGCGTGGCAGCTCTCTGAAACACTGGATGATTTCTTGTCGAGGCTACCTCCTGAATCGACTGACGGGAGTGAGGACTTGCCCTGGATTTTCATATGCAACCCATACGTTTCGCGAAAGGAGAAGCACGAGGAAAATGGCGGATACATGAAAGGGAACGAGTGCGAAGCTCCGACGGAGAAGGACAGCCACGTCGGCCTCGTGGTTGAAGGCGGAATGGAGAGATTGGAGCTTCTTGCAGATTTCAGGCAAAAGTTGGAGCTGTCAGGCAGATCGACCACATTTTTGAAGCAAGAGCTATTACAAGAACAGAATCAGGCTGTGGTCGATATTCTCCGTCTAGCCCAAGCGGGCAAGGTTCGAAGCGGCAAGGTATGTACGCCATTGTCAAGAGGGAGAACGTGGCGTGACGCATCCAAATTTCCCTGCCCTGTGCTAACACTAGTATTGTATTCGGTCCATTCTCCCAGTGGATGCTCTTTTGCTCGCCTTCCGAGGTCAACGAAATTTGGGGCTTGGTTGCCAAAGCTACGGCACAAAACGAGCTCGGTATAGCAGCCAAGGTAAACCCTAGGTCGCAATTCGATGATTTTCGCAAAGACAGGGTCATCTGCATATATACGGCCGATT from Metarhizium brunneum chromosome 2, complete sequence includes these protein-coding regions:
- the rrt2 gene encoding Diphthine methyltransferase, which encodes MDNLRAISSTKSMRLELPPSCLQFCPVDQSCFVVGTYNLQSQDPIEKQQDLPEESTFKRPQSRNGSLMLFHLDGSDLIKIQTEPQPSAVLDLRFHPTRRTPQSVFAVVSSTGTLAIYRLETGDGPALEHVATSRCADLGEDVLFLQCNWHPSVENTIAVTTSTGLARLLHLDNSWSIQGWTDLDIQNTLEAWSVCFSNPDNSRGDIGQPTTVYCGGDDSILRYTSCSLAPHDNDAKMETISASIGIKGAHNAGVTAILPLSTWTSAGWRVVVTGSYDDMLRVLAIHDPHESHGTKMVQLLTEMDLGGGVWRLDLIDLKSDSCGKGSVHILLLASCMHAGARIVEIVTDDGQCWRSAVLAKFEEHQSMNYASDCVYNPDERSLTCLSTSFYDRLLCLWTHNL